One Sodalinema gerasimenkoae IPPAS B-353 DNA segment encodes these proteins:
- a CDS encoding ABC transporter ATP-binding protein, translated as MIEVEQLHKRYGSTQAIQDVSFSVEKGEILGFLGPNGAGKTTTMRILTGYLPASSGTARIAGFDVHEQSMDVRQRIGYLPETPPLYGEMTVEGFLHFVARIKGVSAGDRPGRVDFSIQQCGLSDRRKSLIRKLSKGYRQRVGIAQAIVHDPPVIILDEPTVGLDPRQIIEVRNLIKSLAGNHTIILSTHILPEVSMTCSQVAIINRGQLVATDRLDNLMEHLTGGTYYDVEVGGGVDGVETAIGSYLGYLPNLRSVDPLPHADLPEGRYRFRITVEPGSEPGSEIASAILEGKLQLHEMRRSRASLEDVFLQLTTEEKTAAPLPEEEAAAEEVAEDAQARKNRRSPSRRGSRR; from the coding sequence ATGATCGAAGTTGAACAACTCCATAAACGTTACGGAAGCACCCAAGCCATCCAAGATGTGAGTTTTTCCGTCGAGAAAGGGGAAATTCTGGGCTTTTTGGGGCCCAACGGCGCAGGAAAAACCACCACAATGCGGATCTTGACGGGATATCTCCCGGCGAGTTCCGGTACCGCTCGCATTGCGGGATTTGATGTCCATGAACAGTCGATGGATGTGCGTCAGCGCATTGGCTATTTGCCCGAGACGCCGCCTCTGTACGGTGAAATGACCGTTGAGGGGTTTTTGCATTTTGTGGCGCGAATTAAGGGGGTTTCAGCGGGCGATCGCCCCGGACGGGTAGACTTTTCCATCCAACAATGTGGCTTGAGCGATCGCCGCAAAAGCCTGATCCGCAAACTCTCCAAAGGCTATCGACAACGGGTCGGGATTGCTCAGGCGATCGTTCACGATCCCCCCGTCATCATCCTCGATGAACCCACCGTCGGTCTCGATCCTCGGCAAATTATCGAAGTCCGCAACCTCATCAAATCCCTCGCCGGAAATCACACCATTATCCTCTCGACTCACATCCTCCCAGAAGTGAGCATGACCTGTAGCCAGGTGGCAATTATCAATCGCGGTCAACTCGTGGCCACCGATCGCCTCGATAACCTCATGGAACATCTCACCGGCGGAACCTACTACGATGTCGAAGTTGGTGGCGGAGTGGACGGCGTCGAAACCGCCATTGGCTCCTATCTCGGCTATCTCCCCAACCTGCGATCGGTCGATCCTCTCCCCCACGCTGACCTTCCCGAGGGCCGCTACCGCTTCCGCATTACCGTCGAACCCGGTTCCGAACCCGGTTCCGAAATCGCCAGCGCCATCCTAGAGGGAAAACTACAACTCCATGAAATGCGCCGCAGCCGCGCCAGTCTCGAAGATGTCTTCCTACAACTGACCACCGAAGAAAAAACCGCCGCTCCCCTTCCCGAAGAGGAAGCCGCCGCTGAAGAAGTCGCCGAAGACGCTCAAGCTAGAAAAAACCGCCGCTCCCCTTCCCGAAGAGGAAGCCGCCGCTGA
- a CDS encoding STAS domain-containing protein → MHTATQTPNVTVIRLDGHLNAANAEQVRQQLTSAVAAKTAPVVLVDMEQTQSLDSAGLMALVSALKLAQRINIQFALCAVSPAIRIIFELTQLDRVFNMVESPAAIEAIA, encoded by the coding sequence ATGCACACCGCAACCCAAACCCCTAACGTGACCGTCATCCGCCTCGATGGACATCTCAACGCCGCCAACGCGGAACAGGTCCGTCAACAACTGACCTCTGCGGTGGCCGCTAAAACCGCTCCGGTGGTTCTCGTGGATATGGAACAAACCCAATCCCTGGATAGTGCTGGACTGATGGCATTAGTTTCTGCCCTCAAACTGGCTCAACGCATCAATATCCAGTTTGCCCTCTGCGCCGTATCCCCGGCTATCCGCATCATCTTTGAATTGACTCAGTTGGATCGAGTCTTCAATATGGTAGAAAGCCCCGCTGCCATTGAGGCGATCGCCTAG
- a CDS encoding DUF1997 domain-containing protein, with amino-acid sequence MQSSVNSQFTNAHDTSLCLGDAPTENQATDRLYWFYTQFEGVMEMYAEAEAVRQYLDVHQGWFRRCAAPMQVTPLGANGYDLTIGKFGALGYYVEPKIGLELVPQRDRIYRIETIPIPEYTPPGYDVEFRATQTLEPLPVTELEHPERPITRVSWELDLNVGVLFPKFIRSLSPNLIQQTGDRLITQIVKQVSRRLTCKVQEDFHQQLSSDALKQYHHLKKTRTSFACVPKGSSQS; translated from the coding sequence ATGCAGTCGTCTGTTAACTCGCAGTTCACCAATGCCCACGACACCTCACTTTGTCTGGGGGATGCACCGACCGAGAACCAAGCCACCGATCGCCTCTACTGGTTTTATACCCAGTTTGAAGGGGTGATGGAGATGTATGCTGAGGCTGAGGCGGTTCGTCAATACCTCGATGTGCATCAGGGCTGGTTCCGTCGCTGTGCGGCACCGATGCAGGTAACTCCCCTCGGAGCCAATGGCTATGATTTAACCATTGGTAAGTTTGGTGCTTTGGGCTATTATGTGGAGCCGAAGATTGGCTTGGAGTTAGTGCCTCAACGCGATCGCATTTATCGCATTGAAACCATTCCCATTCCTGAGTACACGCCGCCTGGCTATGATGTTGAGTTTCGGGCGACACAGACGTTAGAACCCCTCCCCGTCACGGAGTTGGAGCATCCTGAGCGTCCGATTACTCGGGTTAGTTGGGAGTTAGATTTAAATGTTGGGGTTTTGTTTCCTAAGTTTATTCGTTCCTTATCCCCGAATTTGATTCAACAGACCGGCGATCGCCTGATTACGCAAATTGTCAAGCAAGTCTCACGTCGCCTAACCTGTAAGGTACAGGAAGATTTTCATCAGCAACTTAGCTCTGATGCCTTGAAGCAATATCATCACCTGAAGAAAACCCGTACTAGCTTTGCTTGTGTTCCTAAAGGGAGTTCACAGTCGTAG
- a CDS encoding SDR family oxidoreductase yields MKAFVAGATGETGRHIVQELVQRDIPVRAFVRNLDRAREILPHQAELVAGDVLDASSLTDALRDCTTLLCATGARPSLDPTGPYKVDYQGTQNLIQAAQSANIEQFVLVSSLCASEFFHPLNLFWLVLYWKKQAEEALRKSGLTYTIIRPGGLKNEDTPAPIIMRSADSLSEGNIPRQKVARVCVEALFSPDARNKILEIVTNEDAPPRDIAQLFAGVA; encoded by the coding sequence GTGAAAGCATTTGTCGCTGGAGCTACCGGAGAAACGGGACGTCATATCGTCCAAGAGCTAGTTCAACGGGACATCCCCGTGCGGGCCTTCGTCCGCAACCTTGATCGCGCTCGGGAGATTCTGCCCCATCAAGCCGAATTGGTGGCTGGGGATGTCCTCGATGCCTCATCTCTAACCGATGCCCTCAGGGATTGCACAACGCTGCTCTGTGCCACAGGCGCGCGTCCGAGCCTCGATCCCACGGGCCCCTATAAGGTTGATTACCAAGGGACTCAAAACCTCATTCAAGCCGCCCAAAGCGCCAATATCGAGCAGTTTGTTCTCGTCAGTTCCCTCTGTGCCTCCGAGTTCTTCCATCCCCTAAATCTGTTCTGGCTGGTCTTGTACTGGAAAAAACAAGCCGAGGAGGCATTGCGCAAAAGCGGTCTCACCTATACCATTATCCGCCCCGGGGGCTTAAAAAATGAAGATACCCCAGCCCCCATTATCATGAGATCCGCCGACTCCCTCTCAGAGGGGAACATTCCTCGCCAGAAAGTGGCTCGTGTTTGTGTAGAAGCCTTATTCTCCCCAGACGCTCGCAACAAAATTTTAGAAATTGTCACCAACGAAGACGCTCCCCCGCGTGACATTGCTCAGCTTTTTGCGGGAGTCGCCTAA
- a CDS encoding YfaP family protein yields the protein MLYLKSLPGLIHVLLLGTVTVPLLALATPVQAATERLTVTLSPQRGEGFQDLLTRAETIAQEEIQRTFNADVVVSDVSLVVMGENRGLMTPLLSVDVRRDRWRGNPQLSEWAQYYSNARQLLGFNGTPGDDSASAEPVLGTGDVQVTLRWNSIDDLDLAVTDPNGDTAFFANPSIPSGGQLDVDSNAGCMSSFDNPVENVFWDSGNAPEGEYVATVSLFTRCNSDRNPIPFELSITLNGDTQRQTGTVSDQSPSQSFEFVFP from the coding sequence GTGCTCTACTTAAAATCTCTTCCGGGACTGATCCATGTCTTGCTCTTGGGAACGGTCACTGTCCCTCTCCTGGCCCTTGCCACTCCTGTTCAGGCGGCCACAGAACGGCTCACCGTCACCCTAAGTCCTCAACGGGGAGAGGGGTTTCAAGACTTACTCACCCGGGCCGAAACCATCGCCCAGGAGGAGATTCAACGGACGTTTAATGCTGATGTAGTGGTGAGCGATGTCTCGTTGGTGGTGATGGGGGAAAATCGCGGCTTAATGACCCCCTTACTCTCTGTAGATGTGCGGCGCGATCGCTGGCGTGGCAATCCCCAACTCTCAGAGTGGGCCCAATACTACAGCAATGCCCGGCAACTTCTGGGATTCAATGGCACACCGGGCGACGACAGTGCTAGTGCTGAACCGGTGTTGGGAACTGGAGATGTTCAAGTTACCCTGCGTTGGAATAGTATCGATGATTTAGATTTAGCCGTCACCGATCCCAACGGAGACACCGCCTTTTTCGCCAATCCCTCCATTCCCTCCGGGGGACAACTCGACGTGGACTCCAACGCTGGCTGTATGTCCAGCTTCGACAACCCCGTTGAAAACGTCTTTTGGGATTCTGGGAACGCCCCCGAGGGAGAGTATGTGGCCACCGTCTCCCTCTTCACCCGCTGCAACAGCGATCGCAACCCCATCCCCTTTGAACTCTCCATCACCCTAAACGGGGACACCCAACGCCAAACGGGGACGGTCAGCGACCAATCCCCGAGTCAATCCTTTGAGTTCGTCTTTCCTTAA
- the argJ gene encoding bifunctional ornithine acetyltransferase/N-acetylglutamate synthase yields MAQWQEISGAVTAPRGYQAAGIVAGLKPSGAKDLALIYSEVDAIAAGVFTQTQVRAACVDYCRQQLQRKASARAILCNAGQANAATGEGGWEDVRESAQLVSQSLGIPGDAVLLASTGVIGQRIKMDALRDGVPKIVSQLSETGGDEAAAAIVTTDLVTKSIALEAQFGDRTVRMGGICKGSGMIHPNMATMLGFITCDAVVSSQLWQAMLSRAVEKSFNQITVDGDTSTNDTVIALANGQSRTPAIVREGPEAQTLEAMLTAVCQHLAKAIARDGEGASCLLEVSVNGAESDADARKIARTIAGSSLVKSAMFGRDPNWGRIAAAAGRAGVTFDQDQLRIKLGEFQLMDAGQPLPFDRAAASAYLREKAEGEYLKTDTVAISVTIGTGPGEGMAWGCDLSYDYVRINAEYTT; encoded by the coding sequence GTGGCACAGTGGCAAGAAATTTCCGGGGCAGTCACCGCACCTCGGGGCTATCAGGCGGCAGGAATTGTGGCGGGGTTGAAACCCTCCGGCGCGAAGGATTTGGCGCTAATTTATTCTGAGGTGGATGCGATCGCCGCTGGGGTGTTTACTCAAACCCAAGTCCGGGCCGCCTGTGTGGATTATTGCCGCCAACAGTTACAGCGTAAAGCCAGCGCCCGCGCCATTCTCTGCAATGCGGGCCAAGCTAATGCCGCCACCGGAGAAGGAGGCTGGGAAGATGTGCGCGAAAGTGCCCAGTTGGTGTCCCAGTCCTTGGGGATTCCTGGAGATGCCGTCTTGTTGGCATCAACGGGGGTGATTGGACAACGGATTAAAATGGATGCCCTGCGTGATGGGGTTCCCAAGATTGTCTCCCAACTCTCAGAAACCGGCGGCGATGAAGCGGCCGCAGCCATCGTTACGACGGACTTGGTGACGAAATCGATTGCTTTAGAAGCTCAATTCGGCGATCGCACCGTGCGGATGGGGGGAATCTGTAAGGGATCGGGGATGATTCACCCCAATATGGCGACGATGTTAGGTTTTATTACCTGTGACGCGGTGGTCTCCTCGCAACTGTGGCAGGCCATGCTGAGTCGGGCGGTGGAGAAGAGTTTTAATCAAATCACCGTCGATGGCGATACCAGTACTAATGATACGGTGATTGCCTTAGCCAATGGTCAGTCTCGTACCCCGGCGATCGTCCGGGAAGGCCCCGAAGCCCAGACGTTGGAAGCCATGTTGACGGCGGTTTGTCAGCATCTGGCCAAGGCGATCGCCCGGGATGGGGAAGGGGCCAGTTGTTTGCTGGAAGTCTCCGTCAACGGCGCCGAGAGTGATGCCGATGCCCGTAAAATTGCCCGCACGATTGCCGGATCTTCCTTGGTCAAATCCGCCATGTTTGGACGAGATCCCAACTGGGGGCGCATCGCCGCCGCCGCTGGACGGGCGGGGGTCACGTTCGATCAAGACCAATTGCGGATTAAGCTGGGGGAATTTCAGTTAATGGATGCTGGACAGCCTCTGCCCTTCGATCGCGCCGCCGCCAGTGCCTATCTGCGAGAAAAGGCGGAGGGTGAGTACCTGAAAACGGACACCGTGGCCATCTCTGTCACCATTGGCACGGGCCCTGGTGAAGGCATGGCTTGGGGCTGTGATTTGAGTTATGACTATGTCCGCATCAACGCGGAATATACCACTTAG
- a CDS encoding vitamin K epoxide reductase family protein gives MTRRSASPRFAPWSRPLMGAIAALGVLETTFLTLVKLTDNVEAICPTQGCNQVLGSAYGTVFGLPLTLFGAIGYGVMLLLALAPYGIRRDRDRKAHDRLDRLSGWGLLAGGSVMAAFSGYLMTILLGELHEFCPYCLLSALLSLSLFGLAAFSQNWEDEGQPVFTSLIVMVVTLVGVTGLYANVKPTVAATPAQMAEGGQKAPPVTTESGAAELALAEYLRESGARGFGAYWCPHCYSQKQLFGAEAFEKLTYIECDANGYQAQPQVCQAAGVRAYPSWEINGELYEGTRELRELARLSGYEGDLNFRHSIRSVR, from the coding sequence ATGACTCGTCGATCTGCCAGCCCTCGGTTTGCCCCTTGGTCTCGCCCTCTGATGGGGGCGATCGCCGCCTTGGGAGTCCTAGAAACCACATTTCTAACCCTGGTCAAGCTCACGGATAACGTGGAGGCGATTTGTCCCACGCAAGGCTGTAATCAGGTGCTCGGTAGTGCCTATGGGACTGTCTTTGGCCTACCGCTGACCCTCTTTGGGGCCATCGGCTATGGGGTAATGTTGCTGTTGGCCTTGGCCCCCTATGGGATTCGCCGCGATCGCGATCGCAAAGCTCATGATCGCCTCGATCGCCTCAGTGGCTGGGGACTTTTGGCCGGCGGCAGTGTGATGGCGGCCTTTAGTGGCTACTTGATGACCATTTTGCTGGGGGAACTCCATGAGTTTTGCCCCTACTGTCTCCTGTCAGCCCTCTTATCGTTGAGTTTGTTTGGCTTAGCGGCCTTTAGCCAGAATTGGGAGGACGAGGGGCAACCCGTCTTTACCAGTTTAATTGTCATGGTAGTGACCCTGGTCGGCGTCACGGGACTCTATGCCAACGTCAAGCCGACGGTCGCCGCTACTCCGGCCCAGATGGCCGAGGGGGGGCAGAAAGCACCCCCAGTGACCACCGAGTCCGGGGCCGCAGAACTGGCTCTGGCAGAGTATTTAAGGGAGAGTGGGGCCCGTGGCTTTGGGGCCTACTGGTGTCCCCATTGTTATAGCCAGAAACAACTGTTTGGCGCTGAAGCCTTCGAAAAGTTGACCTATATCGAATGTGATGCTAACGGCTATCAGGCTCAGCCTCAGGTCTGTCAGGCTGCGGGAGTGCGCGCCTATCCCAGTTGGGAGATTAACGGGGAGCTTTATGAAGGAACCCGTGAGTTGCGGGAGTTGGCCCGGTTGTCGGGGTATGAGGGCGATCTCAATTTTCGTCATTCGATTCGCAGCGTCCGTTAA
- the btpA gene encoding photosystem I biogenesis protein BtpA: protein MDFKQIFQTSNPIIGVVHLLPLPSSPRWGGNLKTVIDRAEREAAALAAGGVDGMIVENFFDSPFTNGQVDPVVVSAMTVIVERLMGLVTVPIGVNVLRNDARSSLAIASCVGAKFIRVNVLTGVMATDQGIIEGCAHDLMRYRRELGSEVQILADVLVKHAHPLGSPSLSLTVRETLERGLADGVILSGMATGIPPSLEDLEVAQRAAGSKPVLIGSGATWENIPHLMKAANGAIVSSSLKRHGNIHEPIDPIRVSQFVEAVQAAPAEETAATVNSRALNKVRL, encoded by the coding sequence GTGGACTTCAAGCAGATTTTCCAAACCTCAAACCCAATTATCGGAGTTGTACACCTACTTCCCCTACCCTCCTCACCCCGCTGGGGGGGGAATCTGAAGACGGTCATCGATCGCGCCGAACGAGAAGCGGCCGCACTGGCCGCCGGGGGAGTCGATGGCATGATTGTCGAAAATTTCTTTGATTCCCCCTTCACCAATGGACAAGTCGATCCGGTGGTGGTCAGTGCGATGACCGTCATTGTGGAGCGCCTCATGGGGTTGGTCACCGTTCCCATTGGCGTCAATGTCTTACGCAATGATGCCCGCAGCAGTTTGGCGATCGCCAGTTGTGTGGGGGCCAAGTTTATTCGCGTCAATGTCCTGACCGGCGTGATGGCAACGGATCAGGGCATTATTGAAGGCTGCGCCCATGACTTGATGCGTTACCGTCGGGAACTCGGCAGTGAGGTGCAAATTCTGGCCGATGTCCTGGTCAAGCACGCTCATCCCCTGGGAAGCCCTAGCCTCAGCCTTACGGTACGAGAAACCCTAGAACGAGGTTTAGCCGATGGTGTCATTCTCTCGGGGATGGCCACCGGGATTCCTCCGAGTCTTGAGGATTTAGAAGTAGCCCAACGGGCCGCTGGGTCTAAACCCGTCTTGATTGGCAGTGGCGCCACATGGGAAAATATCCCCCACTTGATGAAAGCTGCAAACGGGGCAATTGTCTCAAGTTCCCTGAAACGTCATGGCAACATCCACGAACCCATTGACCCGATCCGAGTTAGCCAGTTTGTTGAAGCGGTGCAAGCAGCTCCGGCTGAGGAGACAGCCGCCACAGTAAATAGTCGAGCTTTAAACAAAGTGAGATTGTAA
- a CDS encoding SGNH/GDSL hydrolase family protein, whose amino-acid sequence MVELFLLIMVTVAIASELGLRWFLGFGNPPLYVADETIGYRLAPNQRTRRFGNRITINQFSLRGPEINPDPAPETRRILLLGDSLANGGWWTDDARTISAQLQERLGTPDQPVEVLNASANSWGPRNQWEYVRKFGIFGATEVVLLLNTDDLFSRQPTSVVVGRDRSYPDKRPPLAWVELISRFLPPEEIPELAQLRQEDGDVVQKNLEAIGQLCEYLKAENVSLLVLLTPLKRELGEPGPRPYEQKARERLANHLKEYGITYVDVLQTFNGLDNPENLYRDTIHFNASGNHILTELLRLRLSNLFKIQF is encoded by the coding sequence GTGGTAGAACTTTTCCTTCTTATTATGGTTACGGTGGCGATCGCCTCGGAATTAGGACTCCGCTGGTTCTTAGGCTTCGGCAATCCACCGCTATATGTGGCTGATGAAACCATCGGCTATCGTCTGGCCCCCAATCAACGCACCCGCCGTTTTGGCAATCGGATTACGATTAACCAGTTTTCTCTACGCGGGCCGGAGATCAACCCCGATCCGGCCCCCGAGACTCGCCGCATTTTGCTGTTGGGGGATTCCCTTGCCAATGGCGGCTGGTGGACTGATGATGCTCGGACGATTTCGGCCCAGTTACAGGAACGTCTGGGAACGCCAGATCAGCCGGTGGAGGTATTAAATGCTTCGGCCAACTCCTGGGGCCCCCGCAATCAATGGGAATATGTCCGTAAGTTTGGCATTTTTGGCGCGACTGAGGTGGTGTTGCTGCTCAATACCGATGACTTATTTTCCCGTCAACCTACGTCGGTGGTGGTGGGGCGCGATCGCAGTTATCCCGATAAACGCCCTCCCCTGGCTTGGGTCGAACTCATCAGCCGCTTTTTACCCCCGGAGGAGATTCCTGAGTTAGCACAACTGCGCCAAGAGGATGGGGATGTAGTCCAGAAGAATTTAGAGGCGATTGGTCAGCTTTGTGAGTATTTAAAGGCAGAAAACGTTAGTTTACTGGTGCTGTTGACCCCCTTAAAACGGGAGTTGGGAGAGCCGGGGCCACGTCCCTATGAGCAGAAAGCCCGCGAACGCCTCGCCAACCACCTCAAGGAGTACGGCATCACCTATGTGGATGTATTGCAGACATTCAATGGGCTTGATAATCCCGAAAACTTATATCGAGACACCATTCACTTCAACGCCTCAGGGAACCACATTTTAACAGAATTACTCCGTTTGCGGTTGTCTAATTTATTTAAAATTCAGTTTTAA
- a CDS encoding DegT/DnrJ/EryC1/StrS family aminotransferase: MTSEPTSIPFVDLHSLHQPIQAELDAAIAQVLERGDFILGQAVREFETAFAQACGVTHGIGVACGTDAIALGLQACGIGKGDEVIVPANTFIATVIGVLHAEATPVLVDCDPDTALIDLEAVERAITPRTRAILPVHLYGQLVSPRQLREIAAIHQLILFEDAAQAHLGQRDGETAGSVGMAAAFSFYPSKNLGTAGNGGIVVTNQADVAERVRSLRNYGAPKKYVHVYRGTNSRLDTLQGTILNVKLPHLAHWNQQRNQAGQTYDRLLAPLREQGIVPMRNDCGTGHVYHLYVIRVNHPECDRDRLSTALEKQGIQTGIHYPIPCHLQPAYRNLGYSAGNFPVAESLSEQILSLPMYPGLRDEDIERVVYAIKTELSNPS, from the coding sequence ATGACTTCAGAGCCAACCTCAATTCCTTTCGTAGACCTGCATTCTCTGCACCAGCCTATTCAAGCGGAACTCGATGCGGCGATCGCCCAAGTCTTAGAACGGGGTGATTTCATTTTAGGGCAGGCCGTTCGTGAGTTTGAAACCGCTTTCGCCCAAGCCTGTGGCGTCACCCATGGCATTGGCGTCGCCTGTGGAACCGATGCCATTGCCCTGGGATTGCAAGCCTGCGGGATTGGTAAAGGGGATGAAGTCATTGTTCCGGCGAACACCTTTATCGCCACAGTCATTGGGGTACTGCACGCCGAAGCCACCCCGGTGTTAGTCGATTGCGATCCCGACACCGCACTCATTGATCTCGAAGCCGTCGAACGGGCCATTACCCCACGCACCCGAGCCATTCTACCGGTTCACCTCTACGGACAACTGGTCTCCCCGCGACAATTGCGGGAAATTGCCGCCATTCATCAGCTAATCCTCTTTGAAGATGCCGCCCAAGCTCATCTCGGACAACGAGACGGGGAAACCGCCGGTTCCGTAGGCATGGCCGCCGCCTTTAGTTTCTACCCCAGCAAGAACCTAGGAACCGCCGGAAATGGGGGCATCGTCGTCACCAATCAGGCCGATGTGGCTGAGCGAGTGCGATCGCTGCGCAATTATGGCGCTCCCAAGAAATATGTTCATGTCTATCGAGGGACCAATAGCCGCCTCGATACCCTCCAAGGCACCATTCTCAACGTTAAACTGCCCCATCTGGCCCATTGGAATCAGCAGCGGAACCAAGCGGGCCAAACCTATGATCGCCTATTGGCACCCCTGCGGGAACAGGGCATTGTCCCCATGAGAAACGACTGCGGCACGGGCCATGTCTATCATCTCTACGTAATTCGGGTGAACCATCCTGAGTGCGATCGCGATCGCCTCAGTACCGCCTTAGAAAAACAAGGGATTCAAACGGGGATTCACTACCCCATTCCCTGTCACCTCCAACCGGCGTATCGTAACCTAGGCTATAGTGCCGGCAATTTCCCCGTAGCCGAATCCCTCAGCGAGCAGAT